A single Blastopirellula retiformator DNA region contains:
- a CDS encoding putative sensor domain DACNV-containing protein translates to MFAGLTKEGRVVMFSHDQADIREHLECFQVQLGFEPLAGIDYIRTDGKIVPDMDRMKRHDMEEHRKYAIETNTAWVSGVDLPEPKMAEDSVGSPLVYPDAFAQLVYEQSRRLPTAPSCELVRHSVSALYFASLEKEEQISYALRIELIPRTVFEASDMERNVSLFRLKRPLPLTPANLIKLGPAIDPGQTSILAQENDGQFEIWGMVARGRSLHNSMMGESSQWSAVGPHPVLLRSRAPGHLVAEVLDYRVGEYKSGAVVTDYLPIFRDDGPIRRFLDSKKLGVAPCRLSILPIIQRLVRRAVDFGHGGIVVVADIAEYARLSESDADVFESKYDIALSDSIAIYRNSEQKSRRWARAKAADRQAPPPPSHESTHDLKGPHIGPRTFSTDEVFKGKIQKLSNGRFLSRLASHWAAADEMAARDRRNGNMQGFNVWKDMLQSSERAVRDAEYAIGSLASPDGALLLGTDLSVLGFGVMIRNVGKVADIYKARDVAASRVERFDLSSFGTRHQSAAWLASRLQSGLIFVMSEDETITVFMRWRGKTIAWRPVTIDNISDGKWLEEAG, encoded by the coding sequence ATGTTCGCCGGACTAACCAAAGAGGGTCGGGTCGTGATGTTTTCGCACGATCAGGCCGATATTCGCGAGCACCTGGAATGCTTTCAGGTGCAATTGGGGTTCGAGCCGCTGGCCGGTATCGATTACATTCGCACCGACGGCAAAATTGTTCCCGATATGGATCGGATGAAGCGGCACGACATGGAAGAACACCGCAAATACGCCATCGAAACGAACACCGCCTGGGTCTCGGGCGTCGACCTGCCGGAACCGAAAATGGCGGAGGACTCGGTCGGTTCGCCGCTGGTCTATCCCGACGCGTTCGCCCAACTGGTCTACGAACAGTCGCGGCGACTGCCGACAGCGCCATCGTGTGAACTAGTCCGCCATTCGGTCAGCGCGCTCTACTTCGCCAGCCTCGAAAAAGAAGAGCAGATCTCTTACGCGCTGCGGATCGAGTTGATCCCCCGCACCGTTTTCGAGGCGTCCGACATGGAGCGGAACGTCAGCCTCTTTCGGCTCAAACGCCCCTTGCCGCTGACGCCGGCCAATCTGATCAAGCTTGGCCCGGCGATCGATCCCGGCCAAACGTCGATTCTGGCTCAAGAGAACGACGGGCAGTTCGAGATCTGGGGCATGGTCGCTCGCGGGCGGTCGCTGCATAACTCGATGATGGGCGAGTCGTCGCAGTGGTCGGCGGTTGGTCCGCATCCGGTGCTGCTTCGCTCGCGTGCGCCAGGTCACCTGGTGGCGGAAGTGCTCGACTATCGAGTCGGCGAATACAAGTCCGGCGCCGTCGTCACCGACTACTTGCCGATTTTTCGCGATGACGGCCCGATTCGCCGCTTCCTCGACAGCAAGAAGCTTGGCGTCGCCCCGTGCCGATTGTCGATCTTGCCGATCATCCAGCGTTTGGTTCGCCGCGCGGTCGACTTCGGGCATGGCGGCATCGTGGTCGTCGCCGACATCGCCGAATACGCCCGGCTGAGCGAAAGCGACGCCGACGTTTTCGAGTCGAAGTACGACATCGCCCTGAGCGACTCGATCGCCATCTATCGCAATAGCGAACAGAAAAGCCGCCGCTGGGCTCGTGCTAAAGCGGCCGATCGCCAAGCGCCGCCGCCCCCGTCGCACGAATCGACGCATGATCTGAAAGGTCCGCACATCGGACCCCGCACGTTTTCGACCGACGAGGTCTTCAAAGGCAAGATCCAGAAACTTTCCAACGGGCGTTTCCTGTCGCGGCTCGCGTCGCATTGGGCGGCCGCTGACGAGATGGCGGCCCGCGATCGCCGCAACGGCAACATGCAAGGCTTCAACGTCTGGAAAGACATGCTGCAGTCGTCCGAGCGCGCCGTCCGCGACGCCGAATATGCGATCGGCAGTCTCGCCAGCCCCGACGGCGCCTTGCTGCTGGGAACCGATCTGAGCGTGCTTGGCTTTGGCGTGATGATTCGCAACGTCGGTAAAGTGGCCGATATCTACAAGGCCCGCGACGTCGCCGCCAGCCGGGTAGAACGCTTCGACCTGTCAAGCTTCGGCACCCGGCACCAATCGGCGGCTTGGCTCGCCAGTCGTCTGCAAAGCGGTTTGATCTTTGTGATGTCGGAAGACGAAACGATCACCGTCTTCATGCGGTGGCGCGGCAAAACAATCGCCTGGCGCCCGGTGACGATTGATAACATTAGTGATGGGAAATGGCTGGAAGAAGCGGGATAA
- a CDS encoding nucleoside deaminase, which yields MDPFLKLAIEEARQGLAEGGIPIGSVLVVDGQVRGQGHNRRVQKGSAILHAEMDCLENAGRLTAKDYQQAVLYSTLSPCDMCSGTALLYKIPKIVIGENRTFQGPEDYVRSRGVQLEIVDSAECIELMREFIAARPELWNEDIGV from the coding sequence ATGGATCCGTTCCTCAAGCTCGCAATCGAAGAAGCTCGCCAAGGCCTTGCCGAAGGGGGCATCCCGATCGGTTCGGTCCTGGTGGTCGACGGCCAAGTCCGCGGGCAAGGGCATAACCGCCGCGTGCAAAAGGGGAGCGCCATCCTGCATGCCGAGATGGACTGTCTCGAGAACGCCGGCCGGCTGACCGCCAAGGATTATCAACAGGCGGTCCTCTATTCGACTCTCTCGCCCTGCGACATGTGCAGCGGCACAGCGCTGCTCTACAAGATTCCGAAGATCGTGATCGGCGAAAACCGAACCTTCCAAGGCCCCGAAGACTACGTCCGCAGCCGCGGCGTGCAGTTGGAAATCGTCGATAGCGCCGAGTGCATCGAGCTGATGCGCGAGTTCATCGCGGCTCGGCCGGAGTTATGGAACGAAGATATCGGCGTCTAG
- the bioB gene encoding biotin synthase BioB, with protein MAIVEDATLTVENRWMKLAQEILAGARLSEEDGLAILHSSDDELLDLMSAAFAIRKRHFGKTVQLYQLMNAKSGLCPEDCGYCSQSKVSDAEIPKYNFLSRDKLMQGAEIAAERGVKTYCIVISARGPNEREMKAVETIVPEIKEKYDLKICACLGLLSNEQADRLKACGVDRVNHNVNTSKDYYEKICSTHTYDDRLETLAAVRNAGIELCSGGIVGMGETDLDIVRMANELRDLNVESIPVNFLNPIEGTPLHEQGRDLTPRRCLRILAMYRFANPESELRIAGGREIHLRSLQPLGLYAANSIFLGDYLTTEGQQAEDDYRMLEDLGFQVTKCDEAIVGQGRLEN; from the coding sequence ATGGCGATTGTTGAAGACGCGACTCTGACCGTTGAAAACCGCTGGATGAAGCTGGCTCAAGAGATTTTGGCTGGCGCCCGGCTGAGTGAAGAAGATGGTTTGGCGATCTTGCACAGCAGCGACGACGAACTGCTCGACCTGATGTCGGCGGCGTTCGCAATCCGCAAGCGTCACTTTGGCAAGACGGTGCAGCTGTATCAGCTGATGAACGCCAAGAGCGGTCTCTGCCCCGAGGATTGCGGTTACTGCTCGCAGTCGAAGGTCTCCGACGCCGAGATCCCCAAGTACAACTTCCTGAGTCGTGACAAGCTGATGCAAGGCGCCGAGATCGCCGCCGAGCGCGGTGTGAAGACCTATTGCATTGTGATTTCGGCCCGCGGTCCGAACGAACGCGAAATGAAAGCGGTCGAAACGATCGTCCCCGAGATCAAAGAAAAGTACGATCTGAAGATCTGCGCCTGTTTGGGACTGCTGTCAAACGAACAGGCCGATCGTCTGAAGGCGTGCGGCGTTGACCGGGTCAACCACAACGTCAACACCAGTAAGGACTACTACGAGAAGATCTGCTCGACCCACACATATGACGATCGACTGGAAACGCTCGCCGCGGTCCGTAACGCCGGCATCGAACTTTGCAGCGGCGGCATCGTCGGCATGGGGGAGACCGATCTGGATATCGTCCGGATGGCGAACGAACTGCGCGACCTGAACGTCGAATCGATTCCGGTCAATTTCCTGAACCCGATCGAAGGGACGCCGCTGCACGAGCAAGGCCGCGACCTGACCCCGCGCCGCTGCTTGCGAATCTTGGCGATGTACCGCTTCGCCAATCCGGAAAGCGAACTGCGGATCGCCGGCGGTCGCGAGATCCATCTCCGCAGCCTGCAGCCGCTGGGCCTGTACGCCGCCAACTCGATCTTCCTGGGCGATTACCTGACCACCGAAGGTCAGCAAGCCGAAGACGACTACCGCATGCTGGAAGACCTCGGCTTTCAGGTCACCAAGTGCGACGAAGCGATCGTCGGCCAGGGGCGTCTGGAGAACTGA
- a CDS encoding PSP1 C-terminal domain-containing protein, producing the protein MISTIHRTHLVRVGAVGQIGRFVSVDAVAYQRGMRVVCRTSRGLEVGEILSPATDVGQDTDGSILRGMTPQDEMLLERLEKNKQEAMTACVSQLSDRQLDAVLIDVEQLFDGQSLFFYFLGDVSPEVEQLTERLAETYDAKVRIREFAKLLDEGCGPGCGAEDGPGCGSSCSSCSLVGACAPKKTKG; encoded by the coding sequence ATGATTTCGACGATTCACCGCACCCATCTTGTCCGCGTCGGCGCCGTCGGCCAGATCGGCCGCTTCGTTTCGGTCGACGCGGTCGCCTACCAGCGCGGCATGCGCGTGGTCTGTCGCACCTCGCGCGGCTTGGAAGTGGGAGAAATTCTCAGCCCGGCGACCGATGTCGGCCAAGACACCGACGGCTCGATCTTGCGCGGCATGACTCCGCAAGACGAAATGCTGCTAGAGCGGCTGGAGAAAAACAAGCAGGAAGCGATGACGGCCTGCGTTTCGCAACTGTCGGATCGCCAGCTCGACGCGGTCTTGATCGATGTCGAGCAACTCTTCGACGGGCAATCGCTCTTCTTTTACTTCCTGGGAGACGTCTCGCCGGAAGTGGAACAGCTGACCGAGCGTCTGGCCGAAACGTATGACGCCAAGGTCCGCATCCGCGAGTTCGCCAAATTGCTCGACGAAGGCTGCGGCCCCGGTTGCGGCGCCGAAGATGGACCGGGGTGCGGCAGCAGTTGCTCCAGCTGCTCACTAGTTGGCGCCTGTGCGCCGAAGAAGACGAAAGGGTAG
- a CDS encoding gamma carbonic anhydrase family protein, whose product MTRRLDLAFHDHLVAATSWIAPTATVIGNVTLGEESIVLYSAVVRGDNERIEIGASCNVQDGAVLHADPGFPCVLADRVSVGHRAIVHGAMVEEDVLIGMGAILLNGAKIGAASLIAAGALVTENTVIPPRSVVMGVPGKVVRQTTEEDLARIRHAAEHYRLAVAQYLEAYEG is encoded by the coding sequence ATGACGCGGCGGCTCGATCTTGCGTTTCATGACCACCTGGTGGCGGCGACATCTTGGATCGCACCAACGGCGACGGTGATCGGCAACGTCACGCTGGGGGAAGAGTCGATCGTTCTCTACTCGGCGGTGGTGCGCGGCGATAACGAGCGGATCGAGATCGGCGCCTCTTGCAATGTGCAGGACGGCGCGGTGCTGCATGCGGATCCTGGTTTTCCTTGCGTGCTCGCCGATCGCGTGTCGGTAGGACACCGGGCGATTGTGCATGGCGCCATGGTGGAAGAAGACGTGTTGATCGGCATGGGCGCCATCCTGCTGAACGGCGCCAAGATCGGCGCTGCATCGCTGATCGCCGCCGGGGCGTTGGTGACGGAGAATACGGTCATCCCGCCACGCAGCGTGGTGATGGGCGTGCCAGGCAAGGTGGTGCGGCAAACGACTGAGGAGGATCTCGCCCGAATCCGGCATGCGGCGGAGCACTATCGTCTGGCGGTTGCGCAGTATTTGGAAGCGTACGAAGGGTGA
- a CDS encoding DUF11 domain-containing protein, translating into MLRKAILLSVTASVLVAGSIYYLTSDQAAANDSTAAEPGRIANHLPTAVHAIALDDGHSHGEIRLTGAEEEIPLKKFEPGRALPIRRPIDYAVTDQPAPTTQLTAAEEAEKPSRRRRDLAAPGGASSAAGLPPALRAALSAMENGDTPGAAAPQQLDQPAEPATPQPSSRRFNPAASQETAPAATPPAATMPPASGGSRFSPAAPAPISRWNGGDEPGHPAPMQEAPAQPAPTEQDPAPMRFNSGSDQSAAARPNPTDGSLLTVASPTVAVQTIGPKAMVVGKPAVFQVVAKNLGKVDARELAIKIQTPHGVELVNQRAAMGTAQANTMGGAANFIIWQIPVLPAGGEGTLNLELATRNNRGFDLGVDVAFSAASAATTVNVLEPKLNMAIQGPSEVLYGETQIYSIVITNPGSGTAENVGITLMPLKAGQAPTTFNQIGSIQPGGKKVIEVEFAARQAGQLKISAEAFAEGGLRAQASEGVTVRRANLQLVAHGPPVKYAATSASYLFNLTNNGNAQAAGVVAEATLPTGAKFESCSDGGKYDPVGNKVVWNIGALEAQAVRPLKLDCTLMVGGNNTILASCKSTDGLLASQNVTTMVESVADLKLYVNDPKGPAPVGEEVTYEFRLDNRGTKEAEGIEVTVQFSQGIEPTQVSGGQATIDAGQVIFSPIQSLGPDKNLILKVSAKALTAGSHSFRAEVRCREPVTKLASEETTRFYGEGVLSRSTPQMQPSTPLNSGKTPLREAQRPAPAEGTPLSPTPYSRFR; encoded by the coding sequence ATGCTCCGAAAAGCCATTCTTCTCTCGGTCACCGCCAGCGTCCTCGTGGCCGGCAGCATTTACTATCTTACCAGCGATCAAGCCGCTGCGAACGATAGCACCGCCGCAGAGCCCGGCCGAATTGCGAATCACTTGCCGACCGCCGTCCACGCGATCGCGCTGGACGACGGTCATTCCCACGGCGAAATTCGCCTGACCGGGGCGGAAGAAGAGATTCCGCTGAAGAAGTTTGAGCCGGGTCGCGCTTTGCCGATTCGTCGGCCGATTGATTATGCGGTCACCGACCAGCCCGCTCCGACCACGCAGCTAACCGCCGCCGAAGAGGCCGAAAAGCCATCGAGACGCCGCCGTGATCTGGCCGCTCCGGGTGGGGCCTCCAGCGCCGCGGGTCTGCCGCCGGCCCTGCGAGCCGCGTTGTCGGCGATGGAAAATGGCGATACCCCGGGCGCGGCTGCTCCCCAACAACTTGACCAGCCGGCCGAACCGGCCACGCCGCAACCGTCGTCGCGCCGCTTCAATCCGGCCGCCTCGCAAGAGACCGCTCCGGCGGCGACTCCGCCTGCCGCGACCATGCCGCCAGCAAGCGGCGGCAGCCGTTTTTCGCCTGCCGCTCCGGCCCCGATCTCGCGTTGGAATGGCGGCGATGAACCAGGCCATCCGGCTCCCATGCAAGAGGCTCCGGCTCAGCCGGCCCCCACTGAACAAGATCCCGCTCCGATGCGGTTTAACAGCGGCAGCGATCAGTCGGCTGCCGCTCGGCCTAATCCGACCGATGGTTCGCTGCTGACAGTCGCGTCGCCGACAGTCGCCGTTCAGACGATTGGCCCCAAGGCGATGGTCGTTGGCAAGCCGGCGGTCTTCCAGGTCGTCGCCAAGAACCTGGGCAAGGTCGACGCTCGCGAACTGGCGATCAAGATCCAAACCCCGCATGGCGTCGAACTGGTCAACCAACGAGCCGCCATGGGTACCGCCCAAGCCAACACGATGGGCGGCGCCGCCAATTTCATCATCTGGCAAATTCCGGTACTGCCCGCCGGCGGCGAAGGAACCTTGAACCTAGAGCTGGCGACTCGCAACAACCGCGGGTTTGACCTGGGAGTCGACGTCGCCTTCTCGGCGGCCAGCGCCGCCACCACGGTCAACGTGCTCGAACCGAAACTGAACATGGCGATTCAAGGCCCCAGCGAAGTGCTGTACGGCGAAACGCAAATCTATAGCATCGTGATCACCAACCCCGGCAGCGGCACCGCCGAAAACGTTGGCATCACCTTGATGCCGCTGAAAGCCGGCCAAGCCCCGACCACCTTTAACCAGATCGGCAGCATTCAGCCGGGCGGCAAGAAGGTGATCGAAGTCGAATTCGCCGCTCGCCAAGCGGGCCAATTGAAGATCTCGGCCGAAGCGTTCGCCGAGGGGGGCCTGCGGGCTCAAGCGTCGGAAGGAGTCACCGTCCGTCGCGCCAATCTGCAGTTGGTCGCCCACGGCCCTCCGGTCAAATACGCGGCGACGTCCGCTTCGTACCTGTTTAACCTGACCAACAACGGCAACGCCCAAGCGGCCGGCGTCGTCGCCGAAGCGACCTTGCCGACCGGCGCCAAGTTTGAATCGTGCTCCGATGGCGGCAAGTACGATCCGGTTGGCAACAAGGTGGTCTGGAACATCGGCGCCCTCGAAGCCCAAGCGGTTCGCCCCCTGAAGCTCGACTGCACGCTAATGGTTGGCGGCAACAACACGATCCTGGCCAGCTGCAAGTCGACCGACGGCCTGCTCGCTTCGCAAAACGTGACCACGATGGTCGAATCGGTCGCTGACCTGAAACTGTATGTGAATGATCCGAAGGGTCCGGCCCCGGTCGGCGAAGAGGTGACCTACGAGTTCCGTCTCGACAACCGCGGCACCAAGGAGGCCGAAGGAATCGAGGTCACCGTTCAGTTCTCGCAAGGAATCGAACCGACCCAGGTCTCCGGCGGCCAGGCGACCATCGACGCCGGGCAGGTCATCTTCAGCCCGATTCAGTCGCTCGGTCCTGACAAGAACCTGATCCTGAAGGTTTCGGCCAAGGCCCTGACGGCCGGCAGCCACAGCTTCCGGGCCGAAGTTCGCTGCCGCGAACCGGTCACCAAGCTGGCCAGTGAAGAAACGACCCGCTTCTATGGCGAAGGGGTCCTGTCGCGCTCGACGCCGCAGATGCAACCGTCGACTCCGCTGAACAGCGGCAAGACGCCGCTCCGCGAAGCCCAACGTCCGGCCCCGGCCGAAGGAACGCCGCTGTCGCCGACGCCGTACAGCCGCTTCCGCTAA
- a CDS encoding ribonuclease D: MNYEYVETQSQLVALCDRLRSESHIFWDTEFVSEDVYLPDLCLVQIAAGDILAIVDPKRVDDMNVFWNLIADGDQVSVVHSGREEFLFCYRATGKPPANLFDTQIAGGLIGMEYPASFGNLILRLLDEKLPKGETRTDWRIRPLSSRQIEYALNDVAYLGPAAKELEKELGRLDRVDWMKEEMQSWQDALVESTQRSRWRNVSGTGSLNRRSLAVVRELWKWRDKKASVANIPARRILRDDLIAELSKRKSANVKQIRAIRGMQRSDLNRHFDEIAAAIQIALDLDEADCPSSRPNWNQGKQYVVLGQFLSAALGSICREAKVAPSLACTVQDVRDLVAYHLDGAPENPSLAQGWRAEVIGKTIEELLDGSLVVRVGDPRAVEPLSFDRP, encoded by the coding sequence GTGAACTACGAATACGTCGAAACGCAATCTCAGCTCGTCGCTTTGTGCGACCGTCTCCGCTCCGAGTCGCACATCTTCTGGGATACCGAATTCGTTTCGGAAGACGTCTATCTGCCCGATTTGTGCCTGGTTCAGATCGCGGCCGGCGACATATTGGCGATCGTTGATCCGAAGCGGGTCGACGACATGAACGTCTTTTGGAACCTGATCGCCGATGGAGACCAAGTTTCGGTCGTCCATTCGGGCCGCGAAGAGTTCCTCTTTTGCTATCGCGCTACGGGTAAACCCCCTGCCAATCTGTTCGACACGCAGATCGCCGGCGGCCTGATCGGGATGGAATATCCCGCCTCGTTCGGTAATTTGATCCTGCGGCTGCTCGACGAAAAGCTTCCCAAGGGAGAAACCCGCACCGATTGGCGCATCCGCCCGCTAAGTTCCCGCCAGATCGAATACGCGCTGAACGACGTCGCCTACCTCGGCCCGGCTGCCAAGGAGCTTGAGAAAGAGCTGGGGCGGCTCGATCGGGTCGACTGGATGAAGGAGGAGATGCAATCATGGCAAGATGCGCTGGTTGAATCGACCCAGCGTTCCCGCTGGCGAAATGTCTCGGGAACCGGCAGTCTCAACCGCCGGTCTCTGGCCGTGGTGCGTGAATTGTGGAAATGGCGCGATAAAAAGGCGTCGGTCGCCAACATCCCGGCTCGGCGGATCTTACGCGACGACTTGATCGCCGAACTGTCAAAACGGAAGTCGGCCAACGTCAAACAAATCCGGGCAATCCGCGGGATGCAGCGGAGCGACCTGAACCGCCACTTCGACGAAATCGCCGCCGCGATCCAGATCGCGCTCGATCTGGACGAAGCCGATTGCCCCTCGTCCCGTCCCAACTGGAATCAGGGGAAACAGTACGTCGTCCTCGGGCAGTTCCTCTCAGCTGCCTTGGGCAGCATCTGCCGCGAAGCGAAAGTCGCCCCCAGCCTGGCCTGCACGGTCCAGGACGTTCGCGACCTGGTCGCCTACCACCTGGACGGCGCTCCCGAAAACCCGTCGCTCGCCCAAGGTTGGCGAGCCGAAGTGATCGGCAAAACGATCGAAGAGCTGCTCGACGGCTCGCTGGTCGTCCGTGTCGGCGACCCCCGCGCGGTTGAGCCGTTGTCGTTCGATCGCCCGTAG
- a CDS encoding sodium:proton antiporter, translating to MPDAIINSDHSEAAISGTSMSHDHHHEGGSDRPVLLAIGAILVAFVAATLAGWTQPVVTHVAAEAHAEAVHAEAGHEAAHGDGHVAEGHGHDHPAPHMYAVIPFVALLGAIAVFPLLGFTAHWWESNSNRFLVAVVLAAVTLLYYMILYVEAGFGAALTRVDHAILKEYIPFIVLLFSLYVISGGIRIEGDMAAHPSTNAIFLLVGGLLASFIGTTGAAMLLVRPLIETNKERKYVQHTVVFFIFVVCNCGGLLLPIGDPPLFLGYLQGVDFLWTMWTLWMPWLMVNGILIAMYFLVDKLYYYPKETKTDIARDETETTPLRIRGLMPNALLLVGVILSVALLDPQKPLPGTSWHPYVYLREVVQLALVGMSLWLGSKAVRTENKFNYHAIVEVAALFVGIFICMQPALELLNLHGPNLGIDTPTKFFWITGGLSAVLDNAPTYLVFYKTADAQYAGQSLAQMLHDPEHVGATMKLMAISLGAVFMGAMTYIGNGPNFMVRAIAEESGVRMPSFFGYVLFYSLPILLPVMIVMSLVFLW from the coding sequence ATGCCAGACGCGATCATCAATTCCGACCACAGCGAAGCAGCTATCTCTGGAACGTCCATGTCGCACGATCACCACCATGAGGGCGGTTCCGATCGACCCGTACTCCTTGCTATCGGCGCAATTTTGGTCGCCTTTGTTGCGGCTACTTTGGCTGGGTGGACGCAACCGGTCGTCACCCATGTCGCCGCCGAAGCGCACGCCGAGGCGGTCCATGCCGAAGCGGGACATGAAGCGGCGCACGGCGATGGACATGTCGCCGAAGGTCATGGGCATGATCATCCCGCCCCTCACATGTACGCGGTGATTCCGTTCGTCGCTCTGTTGGGGGCGATCGCCGTCTTCCCGCTGCTCGGCTTTACGGCTCACTGGTGGGAAAGCAACTCGAATCGCTTCCTGGTCGCCGTCGTTCTGGCCGCGGTGACGTTGCTGTATTACATGATCCTCTATGTCGAAGCGGGATTTGGCGCCGCCTTGACCCGCGTCGATCACGCGATTCTCAAAGAATACATTCCGTTTATCGTCCTCCTCTTTTCGCTCTACGTCATCTCGGGCGGGATTCGAATCGAAGGCGATATGGCGGCCCATCCCTCGACCAACGCCATCTTCTTGCTGGTGGGCGGTTTGCTGGCCAGCTTTATCGGCACCACCGGCGCCGCGATGTTGTTGGTTCGCCCGCTGATCGAAACCAATAAAGAGCGAAAGTACGTTCAACACACGGTCGTCTTCTTTATCTTCGTCGTCTGCAATTGCGGCGGCCTGTTGTTGCCGATTGGCGATCCGCCGCTGTTCCTGGGCTACCTGCAAGGGGTTGACTTCCTGTGGACGATGTGGACGCTGTGGATGCCTTGGCTGATGGTCAACGGGATCTTGATCGCCATGTACTTCCTGGTCGACAAGCTCTACTACTATCCAAAGGAAACGAAGACCGACATCGCCCGGGACGAAACCGAGACGACTCCGCTGCGAATCCGCGGCCTGATGCCGAACGCCCTGCTGCTGGTCGGCGTGATCCTGTCGGTCGCCCTGCTCGATCCGCAAAAGCCGCTGCCGGGAACCAGTTGGCATCCTTACGTCTACCTACGTGAGGTGGTCCAGTTGGCCCTGGTCGGCATGAGTCTGTGGCTCGGCTCGAAGGCGGTTCGTACCGAGAACAAGTTCAATTACCATGCGATCGTCGAAGTCGCGGCGCTGTTCGTCGGCATCTTCATCTGCATGCAGCCGGCTCTGGAACTGCTTAACCTGCATGGTCCGAATCTCGGCATCGACACGCCGACCAAGTTCTTCTGGATTACCGGCGGTTTGTCGGCGGTGCTCGATAACGCCCCGACTTACCTCGTCTTCTACAAGACGGCCGACGCCCAATATGCGGGCCAAAGTCTCGCTCAAATGCTGCACGATCCCGAGCACGTTGGCGCCACCATGAAATTGATGGCGATCAGCTTGGGCGCCGTGTTCATGGGGGCCATGACCTACATCGGCAACGGGCCGAACTTTATGGTCCGAGCCATCGCCGAAGAGTCCGGCGTCCGCATGCCCAGCTTTTTCGGTTACGTTCTCTTTTACAGCTTGCCGATCTTGCTGCCGGTCATGATCGTGATGTCGCTCGTCTTCCTCTGGTAA
- a CDS encoding (5-formylfuran-3-yl)methyl phosphate synthase, with amino-acid sequence MTQLLVSVRSAAEARAALAGGADLIDVKEPTLGSLGAAKPQVWREVIDQIDGQLSVSVALGEISDRGSRFDADSFRGASMVKFGLANMADVANWRTIATARYQQVPPECVRVAVYYVDQSRANCPPLNEVLRWSREISATAVLLDTYVKDGQSLFDFVSARELAQTIAAIHAGDQLAACGGSLAEAHFSAAIEAGADVLAVRGAACAGSRTGEVREERVAALRRSLNSFESEATTRFTSGNASRFA; translated from the coding sequence ATGACGCAACTTCTCGTCTCCGTACGATCGGCCGCCGAGGCACGCGCAGCGCTCGCCGGCGGCGCCGACTTGATCGATGTGAAGGAGCCGACGCTCGGCTCACTGGGCGCGGCCAAGCCGCAAGTGTGGCGGGAAGTGATCGACCAGATTGACGGGCAGCTTTCGGTCAGCGTCGCGCTTGGCGAGATCAGCGACCGGGGATCTCGTTTTGACGCCGATTCCTTTCGGGGGGCGAGCATGGTGAAGTTCGGCCTCGCGAACATGGCCGATGTGGCGAACTGGCGAACGATCGCTACCGCCCGGTACCAGCAGGTCCCACCGGAGTGCGTGCGCGTCGCCGTCTACTATGTCGATCAATCGCGGGCCAATTGTCCCCCGCTAAACGAAGTATTGCGTTGGAGCCGCGAAATCTCGGCGACAGCCGTTTTGCTAGACACTTACGTCAAAGATGGCCAATCGTTATTTGACTTTGTATCGGCCCGCGAATTGGCGCAGACGATTGCGGCGATTCATGCCGGCGATCAACTTGCCGCCTGCGGCGGCTCGCTGGCCGAGGCGCACTTCTCGGCGGCAATCGAAGCGGGCGCCGATGTGTTGGCGGTGCGCGGCGCAGCGTGTGCAGGATCACGCACCGGCGAGGTTCGAGAGGAGCGCGTCGCCGCGCTAAGGCGCAGCTTGAATTCATTCGAGAGCGAAGCAACAACGCGGTTCACAAGTGGGAATGCGTCACGTTTTGCTTGA
- a CDS encoding polyhydroxyalkanoic acid system family protein, giving the protein MPGFHVEKPHSLGQDAAIERVQMVLEKMRGRFEGQVKDMQQTWDEHVMSFSFRTMGVDIAGTMEVLEELVVVKGSLPFAAMLFKGRIEKSIGEELEKIVRS; this is encoded by the coding sequence ATGCCAGGATTTCACGTCGAAAAGCCCCACTCGCTTGGTCAAGACGCCGCCATCGAGCGCGTGCAGATGGTGCTTGAAAAGATGAGAGGCCGGTTTGAAGGCCAGGTCAAAGACATGCAGCAGACGTGGGACGAGCACGTCATGAGCTTCTCCTTCCGCACGATGGGCGTCGACATCGCCGGAACGATGGAAGTGCTGGAAGAGCTGGTCGTCGTCAAGGGAAGCCTTCCCTTCGCCGCGATGCTGTTCAAAGGTCGGATCGAGAAATCGATCGGCGAAGAGCTCGAGAAGATCGTCCGCAGCTAG